One window from the genome of Cucumis melo cultivar AY chromosome 12, USDA_Cmelo_AY_1.0, whole genome shotgun sequence encodes:
- the LOC103502537 gene encoding uncharacterized protein LOC103502537, with protein MSATLNMLAVDKLNGNNYASWKNTINTVLIIDDLIFVLVEECPQVPAANATRTVREAYERWAKANEKARAYILASLSKVLAKKHESMLTTREIMDSLQEMFGQASYQIKHDALKYIYNARMNEGASVREHVLNMMVHFNVAEMNGAVIDEAS; from the coding sequence ATGAGTGCTACTTTGAATATGCTGGCTGTTGATAAACTTAATGGCAATAATTATGCATCTTGGAAAAATACTATCAACACTGTGCTAATCATCGATGACCTTATATTTGTCCTAGTTGAGGAGTGTCCTCAAGTCCCAGCTGCTAATGCAACTCGAACTGTTCGAGAAGCATATGAGCGCTGGGCCAAGGCAAATGAAAAAGCCCGAGCATACATCTTGGCAAGCTTATCTAAAGTATTGgccaagaaacatgaatcaatgCTCACTACTCGTGAGATCATGGACTCCTTGCAGGAGATGTTTGGTCAAGCCTCTTATCAGATCAAGCATGATGCTCTGAAATACATTTATAATGCCCGTATGAATGAGGGAGCCTCAGTAcgagaacatgttctcaataTGATGGTTCATTTCAACGTGGCAGAAATGAATGGGGCCGTCATCGATGAAGCCAGTTag